One Halobacterium sp. DL1 DNA window includes the following coding sequences:
- a CDS encoding glycerophosphoryl diester phosphodiesterase: MDAIAHRGCAEQFPENTLLAIESVVDHVDRVELDVRQCGSGEIVLFHDATTAALTGEEHQVDSTDYETLRGLSVLDTDEHVPTLADALGTIPPDVDVQLDLKTNGIAADVKRVADQYDHDVYLCSTDTSALTEATALSWDAAAGYVSFAYFEDEDVDPSTVTESEQRDAVESAVALDCSFVEVPYSLAVESDVVDAAHDAELDVVAWPIRTRDQLDAIAARDVDGAMLDRVDIL, translated from the coding sequence ATGGACGCTATCGCTCACCGGGGCTGTGCGGAGCAGTTCCCGGAGAACACGCTGCTCGCGATCGAATCGGTCGTCGACCACGTCGACCGCGTGGAACTCGACGTGCGCCAGTGTGGTTCGGGTGAGATCGTTCTCTTCCACGACGCGACGACGGCGGCACTGACGGGCGAAGAACACCAGGTCGATTCGACCGACTACGAGACGCTCCGTGGACTCTCCGTACTGGACACCGACGAACACGTCCCCACACTGGCCGACGCTCTCGGGACGATTCCCCCGGACGTCGACGTACAACTCGACCTGAAAACGAACGGAATCGCTGCCGACGTGAAACGGGTCGCCGACCAGTACGACCACGACGTCTACCTCTGCTCGACGGACACGAGCGCGCTGACCGAGGCCACCGCTCTCTCCTGGGACGCCGCTGCCGGCTACGTCTCGTTCGCGTACTTCGAGGACGAGGACGTGGACCCGAGTACTGTGACCGAGTCAGAACAGCGAGACGCGGTCGAATCCGCGGTCGCGCTGGACTGTTCGTTCGTCGAGGTTCCGTACTCCCTCGCCGTCGAATCGGACGTCGTGGACGCCGCCCACGACGCGGAACTGGACGTGGTCGCGTGGCCGATTCGAACCCGCGACCAGCTAGACGCGATTGCGGCACGGGACGTCGACGGGGCGATGCTCGATCGGGTCGACATCCTCTGA
- a CDS encoding universal stress protein, protein MTPSHVLVPLDGSPLADEALRHALATFDCRVTVLNVVTPLDTGMSESGVLEPDDSRLDAGRERAAELIQRAETEAASAERPVETAVDTGDPADAILAYVADHDVDHVVMGGHGGERGDLTSRLLGTVATTVVSEAPVTVTVVR, encoded by the coding sequence GTGACCCCATCGCACGTGCTCGTTCCCCTCGACGGGTCGCCGCTGGCCGACGAGGCGCTCCGCCACGCGCTCGCGACCTTCGACTGCCGCGTGACGGTGCTGAACGTCGTCACGCCTCTCGACACGGGGATGAGCGAGAGCGGCGTCCTCGAACCCGACGATTCGCGCCTGGACGCCGGTCGCGAGCGAGCAGCGGAGCTGATTCAGCGCGCCGAGACCGAGGCCGCGTCGGCCGAGCGCCCCGTCGAGACGGCCGTCGACACCGGCGACCCGGCGGACGCCATCCTCGCGTACGTCGCGGACCACGACGTCGACCACGTCGTGATGGGCGGCCACGGCGGGGAGCGTGGCGACCTGACGAGCCGACTGCTCGGGACCGTCGCGACGACCGTCGTCAGCGAGGCGCCGGTGACCGTCACCGTCGTGCGGTAG
- a CDS encoding membrane protein: protein MSSHSATTSSGRRESARDSRLRLWNSVMAVLHFLQGAAMVLLADTVLWPITRTRYGFDPGSQSIFPETVAFVDANLPLLVAGFLFISALAHTAIATVWYDKYVRYLDRGMNPYRWYEYSVSASLMIVVIGMLSGVWDLGTLVALFGLVAVMNLSGLLMEQRNELTEQTDWTPYWVGVIAGIVPWITIGVAFVGSVTASAGEFPEFVIYIYVSIFVFFNLFALNMALQYLEVSRWKNYLFGEKMYIVLSLVAKSALAWQVYFGTLNSPI, encoded by the coding sequence ATGTCCTCACACAGTGCGACGACGAGCTCCGGACGGCGCGAGTCGGCACGGGACAGTCGACTCCGACTGTGGAACAGTGTCATGGCTGTCCTCCACTTCCTGCAGGGGGCGGCGATGGTGCTCCTGGCCGACACCGTCCTGTGGCCGATAACTCGCACCAGGTACGGGTTCGACCCTGGAAGCCAGTCGATCTTCCCGGAGACGGTCGCGTTCGTCGACGCCAACCTCCCGCTGCTGGTCGCGGGATTCCTCTTCATCTCCGCGCTCGCTCACACCGCCATCGCGACGGTCTGGTACGACAAGTACGTCCGGTATCTCGACAGGGGCATGAATCCGTATCGCTGGTACGAATACTCGGTGAGCGCCTCGCTGATGATCGTCGTGATCGGGATGCTGTCCGGCGTGTGGGACCTCGGGACGCTCGTGGCGCTGTTCGGCCTCGTTGCGGTGATGAATCTCTCCGGTCTCCTGATGGAGCAGCGCAACGAACTGACCGAACAGACGGACTGGACGCCCTACTGGGTGGGTGTTATCGCCGGTATCGTCCCCTGGATTACCATCGGGGTCGCGTTCGTCGGGTCGGTGACGGCCAGTGCCGGCGAGTTCCCCGAGTTCGTCATCTACATCTACGTCTCGATTTTCGTCTTCTTCAACCTCTTCGCGCTGAACATGGCCCTCCAGTATCTGGAGGTGTCTCGGTGGAAGAACTACCTCTTCGGAGAGAAGATGTACATCGTGTTGAGTCTAGTCGCCAAATCCGCCCTCGCGTGGCAGGTGTACTTCGGGACGCTGAACTCCCCAATCTGA
- a CDS encoding amino acid transporter, producing MTTDSKPTPGTGENLEGESPEPEPRAVSDEVTVHEEDVELERTIGLVGGLAIGIGTMIGAGIFVFPGLAAGNAGPAAALSFGVGGVVALLVALPASELATAMPRSGGGYFFVSRSMGTAFGAIVGLGLWLGLVFASAFYLVGLGHYAAAVLGEVGIELSLSPVVPMGLLFAVVLTALSVTGTENTAKLQNVVVALLLVVLTLFLSYGSLDALGVFGRQTVPEAFFSRGYFPVLSTAALVFTSYLGFAQVATVAGDIKQPGRNLPLAMVGSVLVVTVFYVVTIFVATSAFGASQLSGFGETAMVEVARDFLGLPGAVAILFAGLLATFSSANASILSASRTVYALSRDALLPRRASRINLRYGTPHVALLAAGGPILLLVATGEVAVLAEVASFLHLVMYGLICVAVLVLRRRDPDWYDPSYRMPGVPVLPVVGAAASFGLVAFMQWASIAIGGAVMLVSYLWYRYYAGTVELRGDF from the coding sequence TTGACGACAGACTCGAAGCCCACTCCCGGGACCGGGGAGAACCTCGAGGGGGAGTCACCCGAACCCGAGCCCCGGGCGGTCTCCGACGAGGTCACGGTCCACGAGGAGGACGTCGAACTCGAGCGGACCATCGGCCTCGTCGGCGGGTTGGCCATCGGTATCGGGACGATGATCGGCGCGGGTATCTTCGTCTTCCCGGGGCTGGCTGCCGGGAACGCGGGTCCCGCAGCGGCGCTCTCGTTCGGCGTCGGCGGCGTCGTCGCGCTGCTGGTCGCGCTGCCGGCCTCCGAACTGGCGACCGCGATGCCCCGGAGCGGCGGCGGCTACTTCTTCGTCTCGCGGAGCATGGGAACGGCCTTCGGGGCCATCGTCGGCCTCGGACTGTGGCTCGGACTGGTGTTCGCCTCCGCGTTCTACCTCGTGGGGCTGGGTCACTACGCCGCCGCGGTCCTCGGGGAGGTCGGAATCGAACTGTCGCTGAGTCCGGTGGTTCCGATGGGCCTGCTGTTCGCCGTCGTCCTGACCGCCCTGAGCGTCACCGGCACGGAGAACACCGCCAAACTCCAGAACGTCGTCGTGGCGCTCCTGCTGGTCGTGTTGACGCTGTTCCTCTCCTACGGCTCCCTCGACGCGCTCGGCGTCTTCGGCCGCCAGACGGTCCCGGAGGCGTTCTTCTCGCGGGGGTACTTCCCCGTCCTCAGCACCGCCGCGCTCGTGTTCACCTCCTACCTCGGCTTCGCGCAGGTCGCCACCGTCGCCGGCGACATCAAGCAGCCCGGCCGCAACCTCCCGCTGGCGATGGTCGGGTCGGTGCTCGTCGTCACCGTCTTCTACGTGGTGACCATCTTCGTCGCGACGAGCGCGTTCGGCGCCTCCCAGCTGTCGGGGTTCGGCGAGACGGCGATGGTTGAGGTAGCCCGGGACTTCCTCGGCCTCCCGGGCGCGGTGGCCATCCTCTTCGCCGGCCTGCTTGCGACGTTCTCCAGCGCGAACGCGTCGATACTCAGCGCCTCCCGCACGGTGTACGCGTTGAGCCGGGACGCCCTGCTCCCCCGGCGAGCCAGCCGGATCAACCTCCGGTACGGCACGCCCCACGTCGCGCTGCTGGCGGCGGGCGGCCCGATTCTCCTGCTCGTCGCCACCGGCGAGGTGGCGGTGCTCGCGGAGGTTGCCTCGTTCCTCCACCTCGTCATGTACGGCCTCATCTGCGTCGCGGTGCTCGTCCTGCGCCGGCGCGACCCCGACTGGTACGACCCCAGCTACCGGATGCCGGGCGTTCCGGTCCTGCCGGTCGTCGGAGCGGCCGCCAGTTTCGGGCTGGTCGCGTTCATGCAGTGGGCCTCCATCGCCATCGGCGGCGCGGTGATGCTCGTCTCCTATCTCTGGTACCGGTACTACGCCGGCACCGTCGAACTGAGGGGTGACTTCTGA
- a CDS encoding universal stress protein: MQDRPTVLVPVRVLEGESIPEGVPELLANAHVVLLGYHVVPDQTAPGQARLQFEDRATNRLDELESILVDAGATVETRLVFTHAGQQTIDRTIAEHDCLAVLVPNATGPPEDVLVAVRGAVGVDRLARLVAGLFAGTGVAVTLFHVAAEGETDEDAETLLDGVTARLVERGIDEDALDVRLGEKQRPMDAIVDAADEFDAVVMGESDPSLATFVFGLRSEQVAEQFLGPVLVVQREPGSTDGESGSD, translated from the coding sequence ATGCAAGACAGACCCACCGTACTCGTTCCAGTCCGCGTCCTCGAGGGGGAGTCGATCCCGGAGGGCGTCCCCGAACTGCTCGCGAACGCCCACGTGGTCCTGCTGGGCTACCACGTCGTACCCGACCAGACCGCACCCGGTCAGGCCCGCCTGCAGTTCGAGGACCGGGCGACCAATCGACTCGACGAGCTCGAGTCGATACTCGTGGACGCGGGGGCGACCGTCGAGACGCGCCTCGTGTTCACGCACGCCGGCCAGCAGACCATCGACCGGACCATCGCCGAGCACGACTGTCTCGCCGTGCTCGTCCCGAACGCCACCGGGCCGCCCGAGGACGTCCTCGTCGCGGTCCGGGGCGCCGTCGGCGTCGACCGGCTGGCTCGCCTGGTCGCGGGGCTGTTCGCGGGCACGGGCGTCGCGGTGACGTTGTTCCACGTCGCCGCCGAAGGGGAGACCGACGAGGACGCCGAGACGCTGCTCGACGGGGTGACCGCCCGTCTCGTGGAACGGGGCATTGACGAGGACGCCCTCGACGTCCGCCTCGGGGAGAAGCAGCGTCCGATGGACGCCATCGTCGACGCTGCCGACGAGTTCGACGCGGTCGTCATGGGCGAGTCGGACCCGTCGCTGGCCACGTTCGTCTTCGGGTTGCGGTCCGAGCAGGTCGCCGAGCAGTTCCTCGGTCCAGTGCTCGTCGTCCAGCGCGAGCCAGGAAGTACAGACGGCGAGTCGGGGTCGGACTGA
- a CDS encoding cobalt transporter: protein MVNAAFSFGRLFLAFFLVALNGFFVASEFALVRIRSTTVERLVEEGEPGAATLSDAVTNLDDYLAATQLGITLASLGLGWIGEPAVAALIEPFLGTILPESLVHLVAFALGFGFITFLHVVFGELAPKTIAIAEAERMSLLLAPPMKFFYYLFVPGIVVFNGTANFFTSLIGVKPASESEETLQEEEILMVLSHSGKQGHVDREEVEMIERVFELDDITVREVMVPRPDVVSVSEDLPLSEIRSVVLSEGHTRYPVVEADDQDQVVGFVDVKDVLRASESVDATGEPLTAGDIARELTVVPESTRVNDLLVEFQRDHSQMAAVIDEWGSLEGIATVEDVVEVVVGDIQDQFDEVEGEPSIDRRADGTYVVDGGVSLAAVNEALDADLESDEFGTLGGLVLDRLGRAPEVGDEVEADGYRLSVEGVDGARVTSIVIREPDETEPDETEPDETEPTE, encoded by the coding sequence ATGGTGAACGCCGCGTTCTCGTTCGGTCGGCTGTTCCTTGCGTTCTTCCTGGTTGCGCTGAACGGCTTCTTCGTCGCCTCGGAGTTCGCGCTCGTCCGGATCCGCTCGACGACCGTGGAGCGACTCGTCGAGGAGGGGGAACCCGGAGCGGCCACCCTCTCGGACGCGGTGACGAACCTCGACGACTACCTCGCGGCCACCCAGCTCGGCATCACGCTCGCCTCGCTGGGTCTCGGCTGGATCGGCGAACCCGCGGTCGCAGCGCTCATCGAACCGTTCCTGGGGACGATTCTCCCCGAGAGCCTCGTCCACCTGGTCGCGTTCGCGCTCGGCTTCGGCTTCATCACCTTCCTCCACGTCGTCTTCGGGGAACTCGCGCCGAAGACCATCGCCATCGCGGAGGCCGAGCGGATGTCGCTGCTGCTCGCGCCGCCGATGAAGTTCTTCTACTACCTCTTCGTCCCCGGCATCGTCGTCTTCAACGGGACGGCCAACTTCTTCACCAGCCTCATCGGCGTCAAGCCCGCCTCCGAGAGCGAGGAGACCCTCCAGGAGGAGGAGATCCTGATGGTGCTCTCCCACTCCGGCAAGCAGGGCCACGTCGACCGCGAGGAGGTGGAGATGATCGAGCGCGTCTTCGAACTCGACGACATCACCGTCCGCGAGGTGATGGTCCCGCGACCCGACGTCGTGAGCGTGTCCGAGGACCTGCCGCTCTCGGAGATCCGTTCGGTGGTCCTCTCGGAGGGCCACACGCGCTACCCGGTCGTCGAGGCTGACGACCAGGACCAGGTCGTCGGCTTCGTCGACGTCAAGGACGTGCTCCGGGCCAGCGAGTCCGTCGACGCGACGGGCGAACCCCTCACGGCCGGCGACATCGCGCGGGAACTGACCGTCGTCCCCGAGAGCACCCGCGTCAACGACCTCCTGGTGGAGTTCCAGCGCGACCACAGCCAGATGGCCGCCGTCATCGACGAGTGGGGCTCCCTCGAAGGCATCGCCACCGTCGAGGACGTCGTGGAGGTGGTCGTCGGCGACATCCAGGACCAGTTCGACGAAGTCGAAGGCGAACCCTCCATCGACCGGCGCGCCGACGGCACCTACGTCGTCGACGGCGGCGTCTCGCTGGCGGCGGTCAACGAGGCGCTCGACGCCGACCTCGAGAGCGACGAGTTCGGGACGCTCGGCGGCCTCGTCCTCGACCGCCTGGGGCGGGCCCCGGAGGTCGGCGACGAGGTGGAGGCTGACGGCTACCGGCTCTCCGTCGAGGGCGTCGACGGCGCCCGCGTCACGAGCATCGTCATCCGGGAACCGGACGAGACCGAACCGGACGAGACCGAACCGGACGAGACCGAACCGACCGAGTGA
- a CDS encoding sodium-dependent phosphate transporter has product MSVVFWALVAFATVSCLFMAWSLGANSNSPPFAPAIGANAVSTMRAAFLIGILAAAGALTQGGAISETVGANLIRGVTITPLAATTGLLVAASFMAFGVYSGYPVPAAFATTGAMVGVGLGLGGAPAFETYREIGTFWLLVPPMSGGLAYLTATLLRREDVPETLSIPLLAAVVAAILANVQLGVIPHPEQAQASVAAAVAVFVGGPTVLGVDLVVVVVTLLFAVLAFRYIQRRTRASVETGIRTFLFALGSVVAFSSGGSQVGLATGPLENLYGVELGLPGTTLLAIGATGILAGAWMGAPRLLQATSREYAQLGLRRSIAALVPGFVIAQVAIALGIPISFNNIIISGVIGGGLAAGTAGVSRRKIGVTVGFWVITLATSIATGYGLYQLLSGLFGIQ; this is encoded by the coding sequence ATGAGCGTCGTCTTCTGGGCCCTCGTGGCCTTCGCGACCGTCAGCTGTCTGTTCATGGCGTGGTCGCTCGGCGCGAACAGCAACTCACCGCCGTTCGCGCCCGCCATCGGCGCGAACGCGGTGTCGACAATGCGCGCGGCGTTCCTCATCGGCATCCTCGCGGCCGCCGGCGCGCTCACGCAGGGCGGGGCCATCTCCGAGACGGTCGGCGCGAACCTCATCCGCGGTGTCACCATCACGCCGCTGGCGGCGACGACGGGGCTGCTGGTGGCCGCGTCGTTCATGGCGTTCGGCGTCTACAGCGGCTACCCCGTCCCCGCGGCGTTCGCGACGACCGGCGCGATGGTCGGCGTGGGCCTCGGCCTCGGCGGCGCCCCGGCGTTCGAGACGTACCGGGAGATCGGGACGTTCTGGCTGCTCGTTCCGCCGATGTCCGGCGGGCTGGCCTACCTCACCGCGACCCTGCTCCGGCGCGAGGACGTCCCCGAGACCCTGTCCATCCCTTTGCTCGCGGCCGTGGTCGCCGCTATCCTCGCGAACGTCCAGCTAGGGGTGATTCCGCACCCGGAGCAAGCACAGGCCTCGGTCGCAGCGGCGGTGGCCGTCTTCGTCGGCGGACCCACCGTCCTCGGCGTCGACCTCGTCGTGGTCGTCGTCACGCTGCTGTTCGCCGTCCTCGCGTTCCGCTACATCCAGCGCCGGACGCGGGCGTCCGTCGAGACCGGCATCCGGACGTTCCTGTTCGCGCTCGGCAGCGTGGTCGCGTTCTCCAGCGGCGGCAGCCAGGTGGGACTCGCGACCGGCCCCCTCGAGAACCTCTACGGCGTCGAACTCGGCCTCCCCGGGACCACCCTGCTCGCCATCGGCGCGACCGGCATCCTCGCCGGCGCGTGGATGGGCGCCCCCCGCCTCCTGCAGGCGACCTCCCGGGAGTACGCCCAGCTCGGCCTGCGGCGTTCCATCGCGGCGCTCGTCCCCGGGTTCGTCATCGCCCAGGTCGCCATCGCCCTGGGCATCCCCATCTCCTTCAACAACATCATCATCTCCGGCGTCATCGGCGGCGGCCTCGCGGCGGGGACGGCGGGCGTCTCCCGCCGGAAGATAGGCGTCACCGTCGGCTTCTGGGTCATCACGCTCGCGACCTCGATAGCCACCGGCTACGGGCTCTATCAGCTCCTCTCCGGGCTGTTCGGCATCCAGTAG
- a CDS encoding GCN5 family acetyltransferase — protein sequence MGLREPAAADTERVGEVVESSMTTSHSLSPQQIERIVEDEFGEEAMAEKRDDEETLARVVETTEDVEAETVVGYVEGAVDGEWGEIRWLFVDPEHRGKGIGTELFESMSDALRGAGADSVRATALEANTEGHQFFEQFGLERAAEREVEVGDESLVEYVYADPDADLEAESADGSEEQADGADGETMPETETADGTTTATTEDGERVFVAREEEESGTEAPFYVTYTDENHAERFGFYCSNCGSLNVSMDDMDRLECQNCENSHASRSGESYDDSYL from the coding sequence ATGGGACTGCGCGAACCGGCGGCGGCCGACACCGAACGCGTCGGGGAGGTCGTGGAGAGTTCGATGACCACGTCGCACAGCCTCAGCCCCCAGCAGATCGAGCGGATCGTCGAGGACGAGTTCGGGGAGGAGGCGATGGCCGAAAAGCGGGACGACGAGGAGACCCTCGCGCGCGTCGTGGAGACGACCGAAGACGTGGAGGCGGAGACGGTCGTCGGCTACGTCGAGGGAGCCGTCGACGGGGAGTGGGGCGAGATACGGTGGCTGTTCGTCGACCCCGAACACCGCGGCAAGGGAATCGGGACGGAGCTGTTCGAATCGATGAGCGACGCGCTCCGCGGGGCGGGCGCGGACTCCGTCCGAGCGACGGCCCTCGAAGCGAACACGGAGGGCCACCAGTTCTTCGAGCAGTTCGGCCTGGAACGCGCGGCGGAACGCGAGGTCGAGGTCGGCGACGAGTCCCTCGTGGAGTACGTCTACGCGGACCCGGACGCTGACCTGGAGGCGGAGTCTGCCGACGGCAGTGAGGAGCAGGCCGACGGGGCCGACGGTGAGACGATGCCCGAGACGGAGACGGCCGACGGTACGACGACGGCGACCACCGAGGACGGCGAGCGGGTGTTCGTCGCCCGCGAGGAGGAGGAGTCGGGGACGGAGGCGCCGTTCTACGTGACGTATACCGACGAGAACCACGCCGAGCGGTTCGGCTTCTACTGCAGCAACTGCGGCTCCCTGAACGTCTCGATGGACGACATGGACCGCCTCGAGTGCCAGAACTGCGAGAACAGCCACGCCTCCCGGTCGGGGGAGTCGTACGACGACTCGTACCTCTGA
- a CDS encoding thioredoxin-disulfide reductase, which produces MSDRRSYEVVVVGGGPAGMTTSLYTTRLGHRTAVFEAEGGRHASVSHVHNLFGVSEDVSGRELSKHAVDQFEEYGGTYYLDAVEDVRQSDDGFVVEAGHGTVEAERVVFATGFSDREPDVPELLSFTGRGLHYCLHCDAYTLGDGPVFVLGHDDHAATVAMLMLNFTADVDLLLDGHEPEWSEDVERQLRAHPVDVVEASVVGAFPRAERASDRGEATDGRTGSEANSDSATDPWLGGLTFAAGESGREGTDREYLGGFAMYGKEYDTDLAASLGCALADDGALAVDENYETSVDGAYAAGDITHGQNQTVVAMGDGARAGMAVHKDLRRYPLPPEDLDDAELAEVPAAAADLRARMRLVRNYERHAGLRDPSPHR; this is translated from the coding sequence ATGAGCGACCGACGCTCCTACGAGGTGGTCGTCGTGGGCGGCGGCCCGGCGGGCATGACGACCTCGCTCTACACGACGCGGCTCGGGCACCGGACGGCCGTCTTCGAGGCCGAGGGCGGGCGACACGCCAGCGTCAGCCACGTCCACAACCTCTTCGGCGTCTCCGAGGACGTCTCGGGCCGCGAGCTCTCGAAGCACGCGGTCGACCAGTTCGAGGAGTACGGCGGGACCTACTACCTCGACGCGGTCGAGGACGTTCGCCAGTCCGACGACGGGTTCGTCGTCGAGGCGGGCCACGGGACGGTCGAAGCCGAGCGCGTCGTGTTCGCCACGGGGTTCTCGGACCGCGAACCGGACGTCCCCGAGTTGCTGTCGTTCACCGGCCGCGGCCTCCACTACTGCCTGCACTGCGACGCCTACACGCTGGGCGACGGCCCCGTCTTCGTCCTCGGCCACGACGACCACGCGGCGACCGTGGCGATGCTCATGCTCAACTTCACGGCCGACGTCGACCTCCTGCTCGACGGCCACGAGCCGGAGTGGAGCGAGGACGTCGAGCGACAGCTCCGTGCCCACCCGGTCGACGTGGTCGAGGCGTCGGTCGTCGGCGCGTTCCCACGGGCGGAACGCGCGTCCGACCGAGGGGAGGCCACAGACGGGAGAACGGGGAGCGAAGCGAATTCCGACAGCGCGACCGACCCGTGGCTCGGCGGCCTCACGTTCGCGGCCGGGGAGAGTGGTCGCGAGGGCACCGACCGCGAGTATCTCGGTGGGTTCGCGATGTACGGCAAGGAGTACGACACCGACCTGGCCGCGTCGCTGGGCTGTGCGCTGGCCGACGACGGCGCGCTCGCCGTGGACGAGAACTACGAGACCAGCGTCGACGGGGCGTACGCCGCCGGCGACATCACCCACGGACAGAACCAGACGGTGGTGGCGATGGGCGACGGCGCCAGGGCGGGGATGGCCGTCCACAAGGACCTCAGGCGCTACCCGCTCCCCCCGGAGGACCTCGACGACGCGGAATTGGCCGAGGTGCCGGCGGCCGCCGCGGACCTCCGCGCGCGGATGCGCCTCGTCCGCAACTACGAGCGACACGCCGGTCTGCGGGACCCCTCGCCACACCGCTGA
- a CDS encoding DNA-binding protein yields MTDQEQPVVLIAEDEQTIAEGYELWLSDQYEVRLTADGQEALDAVDDTVDVVLLDRMMPELSGEQVLREIRERAIDCRVAMVTAVEPDFDVVEMGFDAYITKPPERQELLDTIQQLLDRAGVDDAFQQYHSLMARRGALQAQKTEAELEQSEVYQDLLDRIESQRTEVDDNLGNMGAEVDFVSAVREVEDGDSGFDDVELGEGENFEDADTGDFETSEGSDD; encoded by the coding sequence ATGACCGATCAGGAGCAACCGGTCGTCCTCATCGCCGAGGACGAGCAGACAATCGCCGAGGGATACGAACTCTGGCTTTCGGACCAGTACGAAGTCAGACTGACAGCCGACGGCCAGGAGGCACTCGATGCGGTCGACGACACAGTCGATGTCGTGTTACTCGATCGGATGATGCCCGAACTGTCGGGGGAACAGGTACTGCGGGAGATCCGCGAGCGAGCGATCGACTGTCGCGTGGCGATGGTGACGGCGGTCGAACCCGATTTCGACGTGGTCGAGATGGGGTTCGACGCCTACATCACCAAACCCCCGGAACGGCAGGAGTTGCTCGACACCATCCAGCAGTTGCTCGACAGGGCCGGTGTCGACGACGCGTTCCAGCAGTACCACTCGCTGATGGCGCGCAGAGGCGCGCTGCAGGCACAGAAAACCGAAGCGGAACTGGAGCAGAGCGAAGTGTACCAGGACCTACTCGACCGTATCGAGTCCCAGCGCACCGAGGTCGACGACAACCTGGGTAATATGGGCGCAGAGGTCGACTTCGTCAGTGCGGTACGCGAGGTCGAAGACGGGGACTCGGGCTTCGACGATGTCGAACTGGGCGAGGGGGAGAATTTCGAGGACGCCGATACCGGGGACTTCGAGACAAGCGAGGGAAGCGATGACTGA